One window of Verrucomicrobiota bacterium genomic DNA carries:
- a CDS encoding TM0106 family RecB-like putative nuclease: protein MHQTNGYMVYSPSDLIRFLESPFASWMERLHLECPERVHPDQPTEEQLLIAKTGNQHEQRFLEQLKKERRDVCEIAKGPAAAVHTLQAIEAGREVIYQAFLSRDGFQGYTDFLVKLPGDRPLYEVWDTKLAHAVKPYYLVQLCGYSEMLAAIQGQMPTHTSVVLGNGEHKPFRVEDFLYYYRRLRQAFLAQMEVFDPSGQPPIPEPRDNHRRWQSHADRILLETDHLAQVAGINTSQMKKLAANGITTVAALARSQGKRVPKMSEDVLKKLVEQAELQVQTRELRAKAKADELVRPVFKLIQPEPDSPRRGLEQLPPPSPLDVYFDMEGYPLHEDGLEYLFGAVCHDRIGEGGKLEFHDWWGHDRAGEKAAFEGFIDWVCARWNRDPKMHIYHYADYERAALRRLACRHATRELEVDELQRNRVLVDLYQVVRQGLRVGEPSYSIKSIELLYREKRASDVKTAGESVVYYANWIESRQPRDWRQAELLKKIRDYNEDDCQSTHQLVDWLRQVQKQNGIAYLTPTKDEAEVTEKKQEMLAELAELRKQLEAKLAGCAPGSPEAGITALLADLIEFHRRESKPGWWRLFDWLEDKTPGEREADLNSLEGLWLSGAAPVKEKRSWIYTYQFDPDSETKIRLGDGVKLDHINLPSAMVAEMDAKTGLVKLKISQQELTKRLNGDMPHSTAIFLHEDIKTGPLDTAIRELAQNWATRGTLPAALHRFLLRQPPQIPGVTPGHSLAQPGEPAAEAALRVVQTMRNSTLCIQGPPGTGKTTTAARIIASLLKAGKKVGITSNSHKAIQNLLRAAGRETQGTLIGVYAGKGDEEAAESAKAELKTDCPRLVVVKGGSDAVAVYSAGVFAGTAWPFASDDMQGRLDYLFVDEAGQLSLAKLVAVSRSAANIVLMGDQMQLEQPVQGTHPGESGQSPLNYYLQKHATIPESLGIFLGVSYRMHPEICQFVSKMAYEGRLTAAEANKNQRLTLPPAGGKHVTKEAGIVFSPVEHEGNTQGSNEEVARILEIVRELLGRTLTDRNGQTRPLALVDILFVAPYNLQVRKLQQALPAAQVGSVDKFQGQEAPVVIVSMCSSAGEFGSRGLDFLLDKNRMNVAISRAKTLAIVVGDPRIATTEASNIEQMEKLNLFCKLE, encoded by the coding sequence ATGCACCAAACTAACGGGTACATGGTTTATTCGCCATCGGACTTGATTCGCTTCTTGGAATCACCGTTTGCGAGTTGGATGGAGCGGCTCCATCTGGAATGTCCGGAGCGTGTGCATCCGGATCAACCAACCGAAGAGCAGTTACTGATCGCCAAGACGGGGAACCAGCACGAGCAACGGTTTCTGGAGCAGCTTAAAAAAGAGAGGCGCGATGTCTGCGAAATTGCTAAAGGCCCTGCCGCCGCTGTCCATACCTTGCAAGCCATCGAAGCGGGTCGCGAGGTGATTTACCAGGCGTTTCTAAGCCGGGATGGATTCCAGGGTTATACGGATTTTCTGGTGAAGCTGCCGGGGGATCGTCCGCTTTATGAAGTTTGGGACACCAAACTCGCCCATGCAGTCAAACCGTACTACCTCGTCCAGCTCTGCGGTTACTCGGAAATGCTGGCCGCCATCCAAGGCCAAATGCCAACGCATACCAGCGTGGTGCTTGGTAACGGTGAGCACAAGCCATTCCGGGTCGAGGATTTCCTCTATTATTACCGCCGGTTGCGCCAGGCGTTTCTGGCGCAGATGGAGGTCTTCGACCCCAGCGGGCAACCGCCAATTCCCGAACCCCGCGACAATCATCGCCGGTGGCAGTCACATGCCGACCGGATTTTGCTCGAAACGGATCACCTGGCCCAAGTCGCTGGCATCAACACCAGCCAGATGAAGAAGCTGGCGGCGAATGGTATTACCACCGTCGCCGCACTCGCCAGGTCCCAGGGGAAAAGGGTGCCAAAGATGTCCGAGGACGTGCTGAAAAAACTCGTTGAACAGGCGGAATTGCAGGTCCAGACGCGGGAACTGCGCGCCAAGGCCAAGGCCGACGAGTTGGTAAGGCCAGTCTTCAAGCTCATCCAGCCCGAGCCAGACTCACCGCGCCGTGGATTGGAGCAACTTCCCCCTCCCTCGCCGTTGGACGTGTATTTCGATATGGAAGGCTACCCGTTGCACGAAGACGGCCTGGAGTACCTCTTCGGGGCGGTTTGCCACGACCGCATCGGGGAAGGCGGCAAACTGGAGTTCCACGACTGGTGGGGCCATGATCGTGCCGGGGAAAAGGCCGCTTTCGAGGGGTTCATAGATTGGGTCTGTGCGCGCTGGAACCGGGACCCGAAGATGCACATTTACCACTACGCGGATTACGAGCGCGCCGCTCTCCGTCGCCTGGCCTGCCGCCATGCCACCCGCGAGCTTGAGGTAGATGAACTCCAGCGCAACCGCGTGCTGGTGGATCTCTATCAGGTCGTGCGCCAGGGCTTGCGGGTCGGCGAACCCAGCTACTCCATCAAATCCATCGAACTGCTTTACCGCGAGAAACGAGCCAGCGACGTCAAAACCGCCGGGGAATCCGTCGTGTATTATGCCAACTGGATCGAGAGCAGGCAGCCTCGCGATTGGCGACAGGCGGAACTGCTCAAGAAAATTCGCGACTACAACGAGGACGACTGCCAGTCCACCCACCAACTGGTGGATTGGTTGCGCCAGGTGCAGAAGCAGAACGGCATAGCCTATCTGACACCCACCAAGGATGAGGCCGAGGTCACCGAGAAGAAACAGGAAATGCTGGCTGAATTGGCTGAACTCCGGAAACAACTGGAGGCCAAACTCGCTGGATGCGCCCCCGGTTCGCCCGAAGCGGGCATCACCGCGTTGTTGGCCGATTTGATCGAGTTCCACCGGCGCGAAAGCAAACCCGGCTGGTGGCGGCTTTTTGATTGGCTGGAAGACAAGACCCCTGGAGAACGGGAAGCCGACTTGAATAGCTTGGAGGGACTCTGGCTTTCCGGCGCTGCCCCGGTTAAAGAGAAGCGATCGTGGATTTATACCTACCAGTTTGACCCGGATAGCGAGACCAAGATCAGGCTTGGGGACGGAGTTAAGTTGGATCATATAAACCTGCCTTCGGCCATGGTAGCCGAAATGGATGCCAAAACCGGTCTGGTCAAACTGAAGATCAGCCAGCAGGAATTGACGAAACGATTGAACGGCGACATGCCGCACTCCACCGCGATTTTCCTCCACGAGGACATTAAGACAGGCCCGCTGGACACTGCTATTCGTGAGCTTGCGCAGAACTGGGCCACCCGGGGCACCCTGCCCGCTGCGTTGCACCGTTTTCTGCTCCGCCAACCGCCGCAGATACCCGGCGTTACCCCCGGACATTCCTTGGCGCAGCCCGGTGAACCAGCCGCCGAGGCCGCGCTGAGGGTCGTTCAAACCATGCGGAACTCCACCCTCTGCATCCAAGGGCCGCCCGGTACAGGCAAGACGACTACGGCTGCCAGGATCATCGCCAGCTTGCTGAAGGCGGGAAAAAAGGTCGGCATCACATCCAACAGCCACAAGGCGATTCAAAATCTGTTGCGGGCTGCGGGCAGGGAAACGCAAGGGACGCTGATCGGCGTCTATGCCGGCAAGGGGGATGAAGAGGCTGCCGAGTCGGCCAAGGCTGAATTGAAAACCGATTGCCCAAGGCTGGTGGTGGTCAAGGGCGGGTCGGATGCCGTAGCGGTCTATTCGGCGGGCGTCTTTGCCGGTACGGCTTGGCCGTTCGCCAGTGACGATATGCAAGGTCGGCTGGATTACCTGTTCGTGGATGAGGCCGGCCAGCTCTCGTTGGCGAAGCTCGTGGCCGTTTCCCGCTCCGCTGCCAATATCGTGCTCATGGGCGACCAGATGCAGTTGGAGCAGCCGGTGCAAGGAACCCATCCCGGCGAGAGCGGCCAGTCGCCGCTCAACTATTACCTGCAAAAACACGCCACCATCCCCGAAAGCCTTGGCATCTTTCTCGGCGTTTCGTACCGCATGCACCCGGAGATTTGCCAGTTCGTTTCCAAGATGGCCTATGAAGGTCGCCTGACCGCCGCCGAAGCCAATAAAAACCAGCGGCTAACCTTGCCGCCCGCCGGAGGCAAGCACGTGACCAAGGAAGCCGGCATCGTATTCAGCCCCGTGGAACACGAGGGCAACACCCAAGGCAGCAATGAGGAAGTGGCGCGGATTCTGGAAATCGTCAGGGAACTGCTGGGACGAACGCTGACTGACCGGAATGGCCAAACCAGGCCGCTCGCCTTGGTTGACATTCTCTTCGTCGCGCCGTACAACCTGCAGGTGCGCAAACTCCAACAGGCATTGCCCGCCGCTCAAGTCGGTTCCGTGGACAAGTTCCAGGGCCAGGAAGCCCCTGTGGTCATTGTCTCGATGTGCTCCAGTGCCGGGGAGTTCGGTTCGCGTGGTTTGGATTTCCTACTCGATAAGAACCGGATGAACGTAGCCATTTCACGGGCGAAGACGCTTGCGATTGTGGTTGGCGACCCACGGATTGCCACCACTGAAGCAAGTAATATTGAGCAGATGGAAAAGTTGAACCTTTTTTGTAAATTGGAATGA
- a CDS encoding HEAT repeat domain-containing protein has translation MAAMAAAGPYEQQIEEQLAKLADASSSVRVRAAEALGFLRARQAGPRLVTCLEDPSPKVRRQAVLALGWCGERSAVAPLLQHLDDSDWLTRQGAQVALTALTGLEFPFDALAPAAVRQQQAEAWRTWWRSVPADGIPDEVRALLQKSRTRTTAPWQMTASSTYRGPLEVLIDGQLGPGYWQTKNVPVPQWCQLDLGTTQQVERVTVHQYGAGYCVTNYDVATSLDGNQFMTVASGQKLTPVTWDIPFASRPARFVRITSLGSENKQFPTTFREIEINGQSAVAKDPETDWQRERGLRALGALGGAGATALVLQNLGAVPANDQASRPAVRAGLRALGQLGEAKGRDYLVTQLGNPFWARAAAEALGDTGDRRVVGPLLAAYARFAKLLNGKNPAEVPVDDDMKFPSDDRMLETPYWIIHALSRLPLDDPQDRETLTALAPRLMANLPGDHDTFVLYQPEVAHRLTRHLLMVAGLRQEAAEQAFTQLGMARRVDNPRPDLAWPVFPAERMATWLPCVCTDAADLPRLTALLEHTNGWVRINAAKALGWLGDARAVAPLARILAEAKAEGDYGWSRTFKDEEFNDPCPRWREAFLRALGLLKATPHTALMAKIMDDEKSVLEVRLAAAQALADLGTPETLALLRRAAATHPYGTVRNAAQDALRANGGPGPEETFRPVTEVHREASAVTGAGNLPGIYGTNFNALLFIKGANDLPNTPQTVEQADRWRQTYVVTDEGPSYRPGDNLYLLSPPQPDGKVTRLTPFTNGWIGEPELSWDARQVVFTRREADSLWWHIWIMNIDGTGLRQLTHGAYHYVGPVFLPDGRILCASSHTGIRDEYHGYLCTALGILSADGASFQPIATNIGRDNEPAILPDGRIVFSRLEVFYSRNKTELVLHAMHPDGTRDTVIYGPERRAFWRALDHGQPGPDDGQEAPLTHRVLRMTQPQGMPDGRIVVATQGGLALVGSRDGEQLICPDFKTRAYTTPMPLADGTILCATTLKTPDRKKVDLGIYRLDPRSGHLQLIYNDPTTADYEARPVIARRPPPALATDSPTESSGRMLCASVFNTQEPEVRRRGRLIRLVEGMPVPSRHATHTGPDPVWKNHGGTQGRVLGTVPLAADGSFYLELPADRLVHLQVLDCDRRVINNQRTWIYARPGETKACAGCHENAQTTQLPVGLPQALQGGPVRCMPEPGQFTYRAKAWFKGSLPAEIEERTRTVHAVNLLAR, from the coding sequence ATGGCGGCTATGGCTGCGGCCGGCCCTTATGAACAACAGATAGAGGAACAATTGGCAAAGCTGGCCGATGCCTCCTCATCGGTGCGTGTGCGGGCCGCGGAGGCGCTGGGATTTTTGCGCGCCCGCCAAGCCGGGCCCCGTTTGGTGACATGTCTGGAGGATCCATCTCCCAAAGTGCGCCGTCAGGCGGTGCTGGCGCTTGGCTGGTGTGGAGAGCGGAGTGCCGTGGCACCGTTGCTGCAGCATCTCGACGATTCGGATTGGCTGACGCGCCAAGGTGCGCAGGTGGCGTTGACGGCGCTTACCGGCCTGGAATTCCCGTTTGATGCCCTGGCCCCGGCGGCGGTGCGGCAACAACAGGCGGAAGCATGGCGCACTTGGTGGCGGAGCGTTCCGGCGGATGGCATCCCTGATGAGGTGCGGGCGTTGCTCCAAAAGTCCCGGACGCGCACGACTGCGCCCTGGCAGATGACGGCATCCAGCACGTATCGCGGCCCCCTGGAAGTTTTGATCGACGGCCAGTTGGGACCGGGCTATTGGCAGACGAAGAATGTTCCGGTGCCACAATGGTGCCAGTTGGATCTGGGAACCACCCAACAGGTCGAACGGGTGACCGTGCATCAGTATGGCGCGGGTTATTGCGTGACCAACTACGACGTGGCTACCAGTCTGGATGGCAACCAATTCATGACGGTCGCGAGTGGGCAGAAGCTTACGCCGGTAACCTGGGATATCCCGTTTGCCTCCCGACCGGCGCGGTTTGTGCGCATTACCAGCCTTGGGTCTGAGAACAAGCAGTTCCCCACCACGTTTCGGGAGATTGAGATCAACGGGCAATCTGCAGTAGCCAAAGATCCCGAGACAGACTGGCAGCGGGAACGGGGTTTGCGCGCGCTGGGTGCGCTGGGCGGTGCCGGAGCGACAGCATTGGTGCTGCAAAATTTAGGTGCGGTGCCCGCCAACGATCAGGCCAGTCGTCCGGCGGTACGTGCCGGGCTGCGGGCGTTGGGCCAGTTGGGCGAGGCCAAGGGGCGGGATTATCTGGTGACACAGTTGGGAAATCCTTTCTGGGCCAGGGCGGCAGCAGAGGCTTTGGGGGACACGGGTGATCGTCGGGTGGTGGGGCCGTTGTTGGCGGCATACGCGCGTTTTGCCAAGCTGTTAAACGGCAAGAATCCCGCCGAAGTCCCGGTTGATGATGACATGAAGTTTCCTTCGGATGATCGCATGTTGGAGACGCCTTACTGGATCATCCATGCGCTGAGCCGCCTGCCGTTGGATGATCCGCAGGATCGCGAAACGTTGACTGCGCTGGCTCCCCGGCTGATGGCCAACCTGCCGGGAGATCATGACACATTTGTGCTGTATCAGCCGGAGGTTGCGCATCGGCTCACGCGTCATTTGCTGATGGTGGCCGGGCTTCGTCAGGAGGCGGCAGAACAGGCGTTTACCCAGCTCGGAATGGCCCGGAGGGTGGACAATCCTCGACCGGATTTGGCCTGGCCGGTGTTTCCGGCCGAACGCATGGCTACGTGGCTGCCGTGCGTGTGTACCGATGCCGCTGATCTGCCGCGGTTGACCGCGCTTTTGGAACACACCAACGGCTGGGTGCGCATCAACGCGGCAAAAGCATTGGGCTGGCTGGGGGATGCCCGGGCCGTTGCGCCGTTGGCGCGGATTTTAGCCGAAGCCAAAGCCGAGGGGGATTATGGCTGGAGCCGCACCTTCAAGGACGAAGAGTTCAATGATCCCTGCCCCCGCTGGCGCGAGGCCTTTTTGCGCGCGCTGGGCTTGCTGAAGGCGACGCCGCACACCGCGCTGATGGCCAAAATCATGGACGACGAAAAATCGGTGTTGGAAGTGCGGCTGGCCGCCGCGCAGGCGCTGGCTGATTTGGGAACGCCCGAGACCCTGGCGTTATTGCGCCGTGCCGCCGCCACCCATCCCTATGGCACGGTGCGCAACGCGGCCCAAGATGCCCTCCGGGCAAACGGGGGGCCGGGACCGGAGGAAACGTTCAGGCCGGTGACCGAGGTCCATAGGGAGGCATCGGCAGTGACCGGCGCGGGAAATTTACCGGGAATTTACGGCACGAACTTTAACGCGCTGCTATTCATCAAAGGAGCCAACGATCTACCCAATACCCCCCAAACGGTGGAGCAGGCAGATCGCTGGCGGCAGACGTATGTGGTGACGGATGAAGGACCATCGTATCGTCCAGGCGACAATCTTTACCTGCTCAGCCCACCGCAGCCGGATGGCAAGGTGACGCGCCTGACGCCGTTCACGAACGGCTGGATTGGCGAGCCGGAACTTTCCTGGGATGCGCGCCAAGTGGTCTTCACGCGACGGGAAGCGGATAGCCTCTGGTGGCATATCTGGATTATGAATATCGACGGGACCGGCTTGCGGCAGCTTACGCATGGAGCGTATCATTATGTGGGACCGGTCTTTTTGCCGGATGGCCGCATTCTTTGCGCCTCCAGCCATACGGGAATTCGCGATGAGTATCACGGGTATCTCTGCACAGCCCTGGGTATTCTTTCCGCCGATGGCGCATCGTTCCAGCCCATTGCCACGAATATTGGCCGGGATAACGAACCGGCGATTCTACCAGATGGCCGAATTGTTTTCAGCCGCCTGGAGGTGTTTTATTCGCGCAACAAAACGGAACTGGTGCTGCATGCCATGCACCCGGATGGCACGCGCGATACCGTCATTTACGGCCCCGAACGGCGGGCCTTCTGGCGGGCGCTCGACCACGGTCAACCGGGACCCGATGACGGCCAGGAAGCGCCGCTGACCCACCGGGTGTTACGCATGACCCAACCGCAGGGCATGCCGGATGGCCGAATTGTGGTCGCGACCCAGGGCGGTCTGGCCCTCGTGGGCTCCCGCGATGGCGAGCAGCTCATCTGCCCGGATTTTAAAACCCGAGCCTACACTACGCCGATGCCTTTAGCCGATGGAACCATCCTGTGTGCGACGACGTTAAAAACGCCGGATCGGAAAAAGGTGGACCTGGGAATTTACCGGCTGGACCCGCGTTCAGGGCATTTACAATTGATCTATAACGATCCCACTACGGCGGATTACGAGGCCCGCCCCGTCATTGCCCGGCGGCCACCGCCCGCGCTGGCCACCGACTCCCCGACCGAATCTTCCGGACGCATGCTGTGCGCGAGCGTCTTTAATACGCAGGAACCGGAAGTGCGGCGGCGTGGCCGGCTGATCCGCCTCGTGGAGGGAATGCCCGTGCCAAGCCGGCATGCGACGCATACCGGTCCGGATCCGGTGTGGAAAAACCACGGCGGCACACAGGGTCGCGTGCTGGGCACGGTGCCGTTGGCGGCGGATGGGTCCTTTTACCTCGAGCTGCCGGCGGACCGGTTGGTCCATTTGCAGGTTCTCGATTGCGATCGCCGCGTCATCAATAACCAAAGGACCTGGATCTATGCCCGCCCCGGCGAAACCAAGGCGTGCGCGGGGTGTCACGAGAACGCACAAACCACGCAGTTGCCGGTGGGCCTTCCCCAGGCACTGCAAGGTGGTCCCGTGCGTTGTATGCCGGAGCCCGGACAATTCACCTATCGCGCCAAGGCGTGGTTCAAAGGCAGTCTCCCCGCTGAAATCGAGGAGCGAACCCGAACGGTGCATGCGGTGAATCTCTTGGCGAGGTGA
- a CDS encoding beta-L-arabinofuranosidase domain-containing protein, whose amino-acid sequence MRILSAISTAIVCCSLAATTLSAAAAEPAPEGPLETVRFQKVKIGGFWKQQIKLQTEKWIPHCVRQMEQGGEGQELLNLSATGQALRGEPVGKYRGAPWSDAYVYNTVEAICLALEVDPEGDADLAKAQAALRAKVEEWIPIILAAQGPDGYIHSFHTLKQRPRFTAISDHEFYVMGYLMEMGIAHYRMTGGKDRRLYDAALKCANLLCDTFGPAPKRTWKNGHPGMEHALCRLGEAVNASDGAGKGDKYIALARHFLEHQHEIEPNAYNQSEKPAVAMTEATGHAVRATYFYTAMADVARIQGNAAFGTAADRIWTNAIHKKHYLTGGVGASHQGEAFAGDYELPNNGYCEACAGCGLSFWAEQMHRLHASAPACDVQERVLYNNVLGSVAQGGETFYYQNPLSSRLARYPWHGCPCCVGNIPRTLIAIKDLMYSVNAGRTVLYVNHYVDSDGEIPAVGKAASLRLRQATRYPWDGEVTFTMSLATPWAFTLALRIPDRTESDLYTATPKDGTNFTVTVNGTAHPVILKDGYARIDRIWKAGDRVTLTLPLEVQRVRCDERVVANRGRVAVQRGPIVYSFEDVDHAKPVRSAILKPDAELKTVWRSDLLGGVMTVAGGGLVGVPNYVRLNRGGASQVWLIEDREKAGITSLASVADLTVSFCRPGMDPSAANDGVTPRDAKDRSLNNFDFWPHRGTAEWLQYDFGKPVQLKSSSVWWFDDTGRGACRVPASWRLTYKKTDGTWAPVEGVTAYPVDKGILVEVNFTPVTTSALRLEIQQQKEFSAGVYEWSVR is encoded by the coding sequence ATGCGAATTTTATCCGCCATCTCGACGGCCATCGTGTGTTGTTCTCTTGCCGCCACCACCCTCTCCGCCGCGGCGGCGGAGCCCGCCCCGGAGGGACCACTGGAGACAGTGCGCTTCCAGAAGGTGAAAATCGGCGGGTTCTGGAAACAGCAGATCAAACTGCAAACCGAGAAATGGATTCCGCACTGCGTCCGGCAGATGGAACAGGGAGGTGAGGGCCAGGAACTATTAAACCTGAGCGCCACCGGCCAGGCGCTGCGCGGCGAACCGGTGGGCAAATACCGGGGCGCACCCTGGAGTGACGCCTATGTGTACAACACCGTCGAGGCGATCTGCCTGGCGCTGGAGGTGGATCCGGAGGGCGACGCCGACCTCGCCAAGGCGCAGGCAGCACTGCGCGCCAAGGTCGAGGAATGGATTCCCATCATCCTGGCCGCGCAGGGTCCGGATGGCTACATCCACTCCTTCCACACGCTCAAGCAGCGCCCGCGCTTCACCGCCATCAGCGATCATGAATTCTATGTCATGGGATATTTGATGGAGATGGGCATTGCGCACTATCGGATGACGGGCGGCAAGGATCGCCGGCTCTACGACGCGGCGCTCAAGTGCGCCAATCTGTTGTGCGATACCTTTGGTCCGGCACCCAAACGCACCTGGAAGAACGGACATCCCGGTATGGAGCACGCCTTGTGTCGGCTCGGCGAGGCCGTAAATGCAAGTGACGGTGCAGGCAAGGGGGATAAATACATCGCGCTGGCCCGGCACTTTCTGGAGCACCAGCACGAGATCGAGCCCAATGCCTATAACCAATCCGAAAAGCCCGCCGTGGCGATGACTGAGGCAACCGGCCATGCCGTGCGCGCCACCTATTTCTACACCGCCATGGCGGATGTCGCCCGGATTCAAGGCAATGCCGCCTTCGGCACCGCCGCCGACCGCATCTGGACCAACGCCATTCACAAGAAGCATTACCTGACCGGCGGCGTAGGGGCATCGCACCAGGGGGAAGCGTTTGCGGGCGATTACGAGCTTCCCAACAACGGCTATTGCGAGGCGTGCGCGGGTTGCGGGCTCAGCTTCTGGGCCGAGCAGATGCACCGCCTGCACGCCAGCGCCCCGGCCTGCGACGTTCAGGAACGCGTGCTGTACAACAACGTGCTGGGCTCAGTGGCACAGGGTGGCGAGACGTTTTATTACCAGAACCCGCTGAGTTCCCGGCTGGCCCGCTATCCCTGGCACGGCTGCCCCTGCTGCGTCGGCAACATCCCCCGCACGCTGATCGCGATCAAGGACCTGATGTATTCGGTGAATGCCGGGCGCACCGTTCTGTACGTCAACCATTATGTGGATAGCGACGGCGAGATTCCCGCCGTCGGCAAGGCGGCCTCGCTGCGCCTGCGCCAGGCAACGCGTTATCCGTGGGATGGCGAGGTCACCTTCACCATGTCCCTGGCGACGCCCTGGGCCTTCACGCTGGCGCTCCGCATCCCGGACCGCACCGAGAGCGACCTGTACACCGCAACCCCGAAAGACGGCACGAACTTCACGGTAACGGTCAACGGGACTGCCCATCCGGTCATACTGAAAGACGGCTACGCCCGCATTGATCGCATCTGGAAGGCCGGGGACCGCGTCACCCTCACGCTGCCGCTGGAAGTGCAACGGGTGCGGTGCGATGAACGGGTCGTGGCCAATCGAGGACGCGTGGCCGTGCAGCGCGGACCGATTGTCTATAGCTTTGAGGATGTGGACCACGCCAAACCGGTTCGCTCGGCAATTCTCAAGCCGGACGCGGAACTCAAGACCGTGTGGCGGAGCGACCTGCTGGGCGGAGTCATGACGGTTGCCGGCGGCGGGCTGGTGGGTGTTCCCAACTATGTCCGATTGAACCGGGGCGGTGCATCGCAGGTCTGGCTGATTGAGGATCGCGAGAAAGCCGGCATCACCTCTCTGGCCAGCGTGGCGGATCTGACCGTCTCGTTCTGCCGTCCCGGCATGGATCCCTCAGCAGCCAACGACGGCGTTACCCCGCGCGACGCCAAGGATCGCTCGCTAAACAACTTTGATTTCTGGCCGCACCGGGGCACCGCCGAGTGGCTGCAATACGATTTCGGGAAACCAGTCCAGCTCAAATCCTCCTCGGTCTGGTGGTTTGACGACACCGGGCGCGGTGCCTGCCGCGTGCCCGCCTCATGGCGATTAACCTACAAAAAAACGGACGGCACGTGGGCCCCGGTGGAGGGAGTGACCGCCTATCCTGTGGACAAGGGGATTCTGGTCGAAGTGAACTTCACCCCCGTGACCACCTCTGCCCTGCGGCTTGAGATTCAGCAACAAAAGGAATTTTCCGCCGGCGTGTACGAGTGGTCAGTCCGGTAG
- a CDS encoding AAA family ATPase: MTYTLKLGNDSTICSSDKELLYKVVHELIIQGVNLTDLENTGCVFQQITGNDKDDVLENTIQNTIEQRKKQKYPHKWTYGRPQAKPLREVLISLQPNRYMLLLQSCPLRLRNLKTIAEAKKVNWVLDEDVQKAPIAGQGNGIENPKEKSSVTRPTESTLCPNVILFGPPGTGKTYAAISVAAQILDPDADENGTWNYFVDTASEDEKEARNSSRESFATNRGTRIHFITFHQSYSYEDFIGGLRPVTDGGANLRFKWEPGIFLRACAAAFKQAQKTKAPEEKSLADDVDKFLNFCSTANLDSYKEQEGKPYPSVVLVIDEINRANMSRVFGELITLLEDDKRLGGQEQLIVSLPNHPKGLMFGVPKNLIIIGTMNTADKSLALLDLALRRRFEFVRLDPTESVLSDGIPNVGNLQNILVNLNKKIAIRKKSTDFAIGHAYLMNVKDKASFEAVLDRKIVPLLEEYFGGNQETVLDVLKAAGVQILEQTIPNNDGKAYRFIERPVRLENKDKPQIAS; encoded by the coding sequence ATGACATACACATTAAAACTAGGCAACGACTCAACAATTTGCAGCTCGGATAAAGAACTGCTATACAAAGTAGTTCATGAACTCATAATCCAGGGTGTGAACCTCACCGATCTGGAAAATACCGGGTGTGTCTTTCAGCAAATAACTGGTAACGACAAAGACGACGTTCTCGAAAATACGATCCAAAACACGATTGAACAGAGAAAAAAACAAAAATACCCCCATAAGTGGACCTACGGAAGACCTCAAGCCAAACCGCTGCGCGAAGTGTTGATCTCCCTTCAACCCAATCGCTATATGCTGCTCCTCCAGAGTTGTCCGCTTCGCCTACGTAATTTAAAGACGATTGCTGAAGCCAAAAAGGTGAATTGGGTACTCGATGAAGATGTGCAAAAGGCGCCAATCGCTGGACAAGGCAACGGTATCGAAAATCCAAAAGAAAAAAGTAGTGTTACGCGCCCAACAGAATCTACACTCTGTCCGAATGTCATTCTCTTTGGACCGCCCGGGACAGGCAAGACTTATGCTGCCATTTCTGTTGCTGCCCAGATACTCGATCCTGATGCAGACGAGAATGGTACTTGGAATTATTTTGTAGACACCGCTTCTGAGGATGAAAAGGAGGCAAGAAACTCTAGTCGGGAAAGCTTTGCTACTAATCGGGGTACGCGCATCCATTTCATCACATTCCACCAAAGTTATAGCTATGAGGATTTTATTGGAGGACTCAGACCTGTCACAGACGGCGGTGCTAACCTTCGGTTCAAATGGGAGCCCGGCATCTTTCTCCGCGCTTGTGCAGCCGCCTTCAAGCAAGCCCAAAAGACCAAAGCTCCCGAGGAAAAGTCATTGGCCGACGATGTTGACAAGTTCTTGAACTTTTGCAGCACCGCCAATTTGGATAGTTATAAAGAACAGGAAGGAAAGCCGTACCCTTCAGTCGTCCTTGTCATTGACGAAATAAACCGGGCAAATATGTCGCGGGTTTTTGGGGAGTTGATCACGCTGCTGGAGGACGACAAACGGCTTGGTGGCCAGGAGCAGTTAATCGTGTCGCTCCCAAATCATCCGAAAGGATTAATGTTCGGCGTGCCCAAAAACCTGATTATCATTGGCACCATGAACACGGCGGATAAGTCACTCGCCCTACTTGACCTTGCCCTGCGTCGCAGGTTTGAGTTTGTGCGACTTGATCCAACAGAAAGTGTGCTCAGCGATGGGATTCCGAATGTCGGCAACCTTCAGAATATCCTTGTCAATTTGAACAAAAAAATTGCAATCCGAAAGAAATCAACGGACTTTGCCATTGGCCACGCATACTTAATGAACGTAAAGGACAAGGCTTCGTTTGAGGCCGTACTGGACCGGAAAATTGTTCCGTTGCTCGAGGAATACTTTGGAGGAAATCAGGAAACAGTACTAGACGTTTTGAAAGCGGCTGGAGTCCAAATCTTGGAGCAGACGATCCCTAATAATGACGGTAAAGCTTATCGATTCATCGAGCGACCTGTCCGGTTGGAGAATAAGGACAAACCACAAATCGCATCTTGA